CAACCTTATTACCGGAAGGCGCCACGCCTCATGATTACGCGCTCAAACCGAGCGATCTGAAAGCCATACAGCAGGCGGATTTACTGGTGTGGCTGGGCCCGCAAGGGGAACCGTATCTGGATAAAGTGGCGCAGCGGGCGCAGATCAGCCTGAATTGGGAATCGGTTCCCGGCCTCAAAACGCTGTCGCTGCGGGATGCGATGCACGACGAAGATCACCAGCCGGATCAGCAGGAACGTTTCGGTCACAATTCAGCCTATGACCTGCACTTCTGGTTTAATACTGAAAACGCGCTTTTGCTTGCGCAAGCCATTCGCGAGAAAATTGTCGCTATCAGGCCCGAACTGGCACCATCTATAGCCCAAAATCTGGAAAAGCTAAATCAAAGCCTGCAACAGCAGAATCAGCAAACCCGCTCCATTTTATCTGCCCAAGGTCAGCCTTTTTTACTCGCTCATGATGCCTATCAGTATCTGGAGGCAGAGCTGGGAATCCATTCTGTGGGGGCCGTGGTGCTGAATCCGGATGTGAAACCCGGTGCCAAACACCTGATGGAACTGAAGCAGGCAATCGGGATGCAGAAGGTCGGGTGTGTGATTACCGGCCCTGAAGTCAGCCCGGCATTGCTGGACAAGATCGACAGCAACCCCCCCATGATCCGGGTCGGGATTGATCCATTGGCGTGGGATTTTGAAGGTGACGGGTTCAGTTTGTGGCTGGCCAGTGTGTATGTGAAGGTGGTGGTGTGTACGGTGGCGGGGGTTGAAGAAGCCCGTTAAAACCTAAACTTTAACGCTCTCTCTGTCTATCTACCCAAGTAGAATTTTGTGCTGAGGATCAGCAAGACATGGGCGACGACAGCAACAGCGGTAACAATTCCAACAAATCGGGCGCAAGCTCCTCCGTATCCGATAACGATGCCTTCGGGGAAACGAAATTTGTCTGGAACGGCGATGTGGTGCTCAGTAAAAAGCGCAACAGCGAAGAGGCGCTGTATGTGAACCCAACAGTTTCAACTTAAACTTCATATCAGGACAACTAAATCCCCCGATTCCTGGATCTGTAGGTAGAGAGCTAGCTCCTTCGACAGGGTTGTTTATTATTCGTTTAATAGATTTTCTACGATAATGATGGATTCAAATCGTTTAAAATCCTTCACGTTATGAGTCATCAAATTAGAGACACCATTGGCCAGCATAGAGGCGACGATATTCATATCATGTATTTGCTTGCCGCCACAGGGGAACTGCTTTAGCAGAGATACTAACTGCTGAGTCTCTTTGTTGGTATCATCGGCTACATTGAATTTTTTAGAGAAGTGCTCGATCTGCTGTAAAACGGCATCTTTAGGTAGGGAGTCAAACGCTTGCGGGCGTGTCATGACGACAAGAAATTCACGGATGATCTGGCGACTGATCCATAATGAACGATTGGCATTATACGCAGTTTCTAAAGCAGCCAGCGCTTGCTGCTGAAAAGGGGATTCCTTCACACTGGCGTATACCAGGATATTAGTGTCAATAAAAAGAGGCTTAGCGTCCATCGTCACCATAGATCTCTTCTCGACTTAATTCTAATTCCTGAGGCCATTGTCCTGCACTTAAAACAGGGAAGTCTAAGGCCGTGTGCGGTTTATTGATTTGTTCACGCTTGGTGCGTTCACATAGAAAATCCACAAAATCTTCCACCTCAGCCACGCGCTCGAGTGGGAGGTGCCGAATCTTCTCAACTAAATGTTCTAATGATTGGGGTTGAAAACTCATCATTCACTCCGTTATTGGTGCGTTGTAGATTCCGATAATTGAGCTGCTTTTAAAAACGTATCAATGACTTGCACTAATTTACGCTTTTCTTTGTTGGGTAGCTTCTCAATCTGCTGGAAGCGGCGCTGCAAGCGGGTATCTGGTTGGCGATTTTTTTTAAGGGGTTCAAGTCCGAGTAATTCATCGGAGGTGACATTGAGCAGTGCGGCTAATTTAGGCAAGAGGGCTGCCGGGGGGTATTCGGTATGGCCTTCATAGTGGGATACCATGCGCTGAGAGACATCCAGCTCATTGGCCAGTTCAGTCTGGGTATAACCGGCCTGCTTGCGCAATGTGACTAGTCGCTTACCAAAGTCGGTTAACTCGTCAATGTTCTGTTTAGGCATTGTTGTTCTCCTGGAGGCCCGATCGGCTTGGCGCCTTGGACTGTTACCCGGTTTTCCATGCTTTCTAGTAGTAACTTGCTAGCATATACGTCAAATGTATATGCTCATGGAGGATAAATAAAGTAGAAATTTAATGTATATGAGTAATGCCAGTGTTTTTGAAGAAGCCCGTTAAAACCTAAACTTTAACGCTCTCTCTGTCTATCTACCCAAGTAGAATTTTGTGCTGAGGATCAGCAAGACATGGGCGACGACAGCAACAGCGGTAACAATTCCAATAAATCGGGCGCAAGCTCCTCCATACCTGACAACTACGCCATGCCGAGTTGCCGCTCGGCCAACCAACCGGTCGCTATCAGCCTCGTGTACGACGACCTCTATAACACGCCGGTCGCTGAAACCCCATATACCGTTATCTGCGCTAAAGACCCCTCCTCCCCGATTAAAGGTGTGACCGACGCCGATGGCAAAGCTCAGCTGGATAACGTCCACGCCGGCCCCTTAACCGTCACCTTCCATCCCGAAAACGACACTCAGGACAAGGCGGATGCAGCTCAGCTGCGCAAAGAGCTGGAGCGATCCCTGGATACCCTGGTAATGGACGCCAGCGATGCCAAAGCAATGCACGAACGCATGCTGTCGGAATACAATTTAGTGGAAAAAGGTGCTATCTACACCGGTGCGATTGCAGATGGGTTGGTTACCGGTGTTGCGGGATATGGCGAGATGGTGGCCGCAGTCGGCTCGGTTCTGGCGAGCCTGGGCAAAGAATACCTGGATATCTATGGCGCCATTCTCACCGGCGATATAAAGGCACTACAGGCAAAATTAGAACAGGCCGAAGCAGCCGGTCAGGCGTTTGCAGACTCCTCAAGAGAAACCGCTGAAACCCTCTTTCTGCTAATGTCCGACGAAGAGGCGATGGCCATTCTGAAAGACTTCCCGGAACGTTACTGGGATGCGCACCATAGTCTGGATAAAGCCCATATGGCGGGCACGATGGGCACCGACTTAGTGGTGGGCGCTTTGATGGCGGCGGCCACCGGCGCTGTCGGCACATCGGCTGTCGGCGCAAAAATGATTGCTACCGGCGGGCCCAAAGTCGCTAAAGTAGTCGAAACCCTGACTGCCCTCGCGACCAAACTGAAAAAAACCAAAGCCAAAAAAACCTACCAGGGACGATCCGGCGGCGCGGTGGACGGCAAAGTCACCAGCACAGCCAGTAATGGCCCGCTCAGCGGGCAGGACGCCGGTCATCTGGAAACTACGGGTAAAAATCCCAACGGTGATACCACCCCTAAGGCAGACAAAACCGTTCAGTCGTCTGAGCCCATCAGCATGATCACAGGCGAAGAACTGCTGCCGCAAACAGA
Above is a genomic segment from Ketobacter sp. MCCC 1A13808 containing:
- a CDS encoding helix-turn-helix domain-containing protein — protein: MPKQNIDELTDFGKRLVTLRKQAGYTQTELANELDVSQRMVSHYEGHTEYPPAALLPKLAALLNVTSDELLGLEPLKKNRQPDTRLQRRFQQIEKLPNKEKRKLVQVIDTFLKAAQLSESTTHQ
- a CDS encoding metal ABC transporter solute-binding protein, Zn/Mn family; this translates as MYRLIFCLMALSWGVTTPVNAAAENPSTGAELQLLASVRPIALMVQELTQNTPVRVTTLLPEGATPHDYALKPSDLKAIQQADLLVWLGPQGEPYLDKVAQRAQISLNWESVPGLKTLSLRDAMHDEDHQPDQQERFGHNSAYDLHFWFNTENALLLAQAIREKIVAIRPELAPSIAQNLEKLNQSLQQQNQQTRSILSAQGQPFLLAHDAYQYLEAELGIHSVGAVVLNPDVKPGAKHLMELKQAIGMQKVGCVITGPEVSPALLDKIDSNPPMIRVGIDPLAWDFEGDGFSLWLASVYVKVVVCTVAGVEEAR
- a CDS encoding type II toxin-antitoxin system VapC family toxin gives rise to the protein MVTMDAKPLFIDTNILVYASVKESPFQQQALAALETAYNANRSLWISRQIIREFLVVMTRPQAFDSLPKDAVLQQIEHFSKKFNVADDTNKETQQLVSLLKQFPCGGKQIHDMNIVASMLANGVSNLMTHNVKDFKRFESIIIVENLLNE